Proteins from one Pongo abelii isolate AG06213 chromosome 19, NHGRI_mPonAbe1-v2.0_pri, whole genome shotgun sequence genomic window:
- the LOC129051215 gene encoding uncharacterized protein LOC129051215 produces MSAAVFFPPSSPLPIVFFPSLLFSVFYPPPYPHLLLAAASSCRAFLSPHQIFSLPLPTVLSPRRPLPTPSSPLTVFSPHRLLPSPSSPRAFPTTVFFPSHRFLPPTPFSSPHTVFFPSHRFLPMSSHRLAGASVSRNLLPTFFSPSPHRLFSQPLISAIFFPSPTILFPFPSPHLLAAATSCRAFLSPSPFSPLPLPTVFAPDRLLAHPLLALSHCLSPRSSPRVRAPVSLPPEGRGNIQRPTGKTAMGQGRQSLELAAYSHGMPRTAGNHQKLRRRFYLKASQRNQSYSHLLFEFLAS; encoded by the exons ATGTCTGCCGCAGTCTTCTTCCCaccctcttctcctctccccatCGTCTTCTTTCCCAGCCTCTTATTCTCCGTCTTCTACCCGCCTCCATATCCCCACCTTCTTCTCGCAGCAGCGTCTTCCTGCCGCGCTTTTCTCTCCCCGCACCaaatcttctctcttcctcttcccaccgTCCTCTCCCCACGCCGTCCTCTCCCCACGCCGTCTTCTCCCCTCACCGTCTTCTCCCCTCACCGTCTTCTCCCCTCACCGTCTTCTCCCCGCGCCTTCCCCACAACCGTTTTCTTCCCCTCACACCGTTTTCTTCCCCCCACACCGTTTTCTTCCCCCCACACCGTTTTCTTCCCCTCACACCGTTTTCTTCCCATGTCCTCCCACCGTCTGGCAGGAGCGTCTGTCAGTCGCAATCTTCTTCccactttcttctctccctctccccatcgTCTTTTTTCCCAGCCTCTTATTTCCGCCatcttcttcccctcccccaccattCTCTTCCCGTTTCCATCTCCCCACCTTCTCGCAGCAGCGACTTCCTGCCGCGcttttctctccccctctcccttctcccctcttccACTCCCCACCGTCTTCGCCCCCGATCGTCTTCTTGCCCACCCCCTTCTCGCGCTCTCCCACTGCCTTTCACCTAGAAGCTCTCCACGCGTGCGCGCGCCTGTGTCCCTGCCCCCG GAAGGTCGTGGGAACATCCAGAGACCTACAGGGAAGACGGCCATGGGACAAGGGAGGCAGAGTCTGGAGTTAGCTGCCTACAGTCACGGAATGCCAAGGACAGCtggaaaccaccagaagctaagaaggagATTTTACCTGAAAGCCTCCCAAAGGAATCAGTCATACTCACACCTCCTTTTTGAATTTCTGGCCTCGTGa